In Chlorocebus sabaeus isolate Y175 chromosome 11, mChlSab1.0.hap1, whole genome shotgun sequence, one DNA window encodes the following:
- the LOC119623236 gene encoding complement C1s subcomponent-like — protein sequence MSGDIEEGRLCGQRTSNNPHSPIVEEFQVPYNKLQVIFKSDFSNEERFTGFAAYYVATDINECTDFVDVPCRHFSNNFTGGYFCSCPPEYFLHDDMKNCGVNCSGDVFTALIGEIASPNYPKPYPENSRCEYQIRLEEGFQVVVTVRREDFDVEPADSEGNCLDGLVFVAGDQQFGPYCGHGFPGPLNIETKSNALDIIFQTDLTGQNKGWKLRYHGDPIPCPKEDTPTSVWEPAKAKYVFRDVVRITCLDGFEVVEGRVGATSFYSTCQSNGKWSNSKLKCQPVDCGIPESIENGKVEDPESTLFGSVTRYTCEEPYYYMENGGNGQYHCASNGSWVNEALNPELPKCVPVCGVPREPFEGKQRVIGGSDADIKNFPWQVFFDNPWAGGALIDEYWVLTAAHVVEGNQEPTMYVGSTSVQTSRLAKSKTLIPEHVFIHPGWKLLEVPRAQINFDNDIALVQLKDPVKMRPTVSPFYLPGTSSDYNLMNGDLGLIAGWGRTEKRDRTLRLKAARLPVAPLRKCREVKVENPKADAGAYVFTPNMICAGGEKGMDSCKGDSGGAFAVQDPNDKTKFYVAGLVSWGPQCGTYGLYTRVQNYVDWIKTTMQENSTPSKD from the exons ATGTCAGGAGACATTGAAGAAGGGAGGCTCTGTGGACAGAGGACCAGTAACAATCCCCACTCTCCAATTGTGGAAGAGTTCCAAGTCCCATACAACAAACTCCAGGTGATCTTTAAGTCAGACTTTTCCAATGAAGAGCGTTTCACGGGGTTTGCTGCATACTATGTTGCCACAG ACATAAATGAATGCACAGATTTTGTAGATGTCCCTTGTAGACATTTCAGCAACAATTTCACTGGTGGTTACTTCTGCTCCTGCCCCCCGGAATATTTCCTCCATGATGACATGAAGAATTGTGGAG TTAATTGCAGTGGGGATGTATTCACTGCACTGATTGGGGAGATTGCAAGTCCCAATTATCCCAAACCGTACCCAGAGAACTCAAGGTGTGAATACCAGATCCGGCTGGAGGAAGGGTTCCAAGTGGTGGTGACTGTGCGGAGAGAAGATTTTGATGTGGAACCAGCTGACTCAGAGGGAAACTGCCTTGACGGTTTAGTT TTTGTTGCAGGAGATCAGCAATTTGGTCCTTACTGCGGTCATGGATTCCCTGGGCCACTAAATATTGAAACCAAGAGTAATGCTCTTGATATCATCTTCCAAACTGATCTAACAGGGCAAAACAAGGGCTGGAAACTTCGCTACCATGGAGATC CAATCCCCTGTCCTAAAGAAGACACTCCCACTTCTGTTTGGGAGCCTGCGAAGGCAAAGTATGTGTTTAGAGATGTGGTGCGGATAACCTGTCTGGATGGGTTTGAAGTTGTGGAG GGACGTGTTGGTGCAACATCTTTCTATTCGACTTGTCAAAGCAATGGAAAGTGGAGTAATTCCAAACTGAAATGTCAAC CTGTGGACTGTGGCATTCCTGAATCCATTGAGAATGGTAAAGTGGAAGACCCAGAGAGCACTCTGTTTGGTTCTGTCACCCGCTACACTTGTGAGGAGCCCTATTACTACATGGAAAATGGAGGAAATG GGCAGTATCACTGTGCTAGTAATGGGAGCTGGGTGAATGAGGCACTGAACCCAGAGCTGCCGAAATGTGTTCCAG TCTGTGGAGTCCCCAGAGAACCCTTTGAAGGAAAACAGAGGGTAATTGGCGGATCCGATGCAGATATTAAAAACTTCCCCTGGCAAGTCTTCTTTGACAACCCGTGGGCTGGTGGAGCGCTCATTGATGAATACTGGGTGCTGACGGCAGCTCATGTTGTGGAGGGAAACCAGGAGCCAACAATGTATGTTGGGTCCACCTCAGTGCAGACCTCACGGCTGGCAAAATCCAAGACGCTCATTCCTGAGCATGTGTTTATTCATCCGGGATGGAAGCTGCTGGAAGTCCCAAGAGCACAAATAAATTTTGATAATGACATTGCACTGGTGCAGCTGAAAGACCCAGTGAAAATGAGACCCACTGTCTCCCCCTTCTACCTACCAGGCACCTCTTCTGACTACAACCTCATGAATGGGGACCTGGGACTGATCGCAGGCTGGGGCCGAACAGAGAAGAGAGATCGCACTCTTCGCCTCAAAGCGGCAAGGTTACCTGTAGCTCCTTTAAGAAAGTGTAGAGAAGTGAAAGTGGAAAACCCCAAAGCAGATGCAGGGGCCTATGTTTTCACTCCTAACATGATCTGTGCTGGAGGAGAGAAGGGCATGGATAGCTGTAAAGGGGACAGTGGTGGGGCCTTTGCTGTACAGGATCCCAATGACAAGACCAAATTCTACGTAGCTGGCCTGGTGTCCTGGGGACCCCAGTGTGGGACCTATGGGCTCTACACACGGGTACAGAACTATGTTGACTGGATAAAGACGACTATGCAGGAAAATAGCACCCCCAGTAAGGATTAA